From the Hyphomicrobiaceae bacterium genome, the window CGGCTGTGAGCATCTCCTGCCTGTGCAGGATAAAGACTCGTTTGCAAAGCTTGCCGCTCTGATCGAACGGGAACCACCGAAACGCGAGCTGGAAGAATGGGCCGCTTGGAAACATGATGTCGACGTTTTGCGTGCTCGCTTGAAAGCCTCCGTGCTCCAAATCCTTGCGGAAAATTCATGCGTGGGCATGACGGTGACATCGGCGCTCTTCTGGTTTCAGGAATTGCGTGCGGCTGGCGTCGATGTGCTGATCATTGACGAGGCGAGCCAACTCAGCGGCCCGGCAGCGCAGATGGTCGCGCTCGTGGGGCGGAATGTCCTGTTCGCGGGCGATCCCAAGCAGCTCTCCGCCGTGGTGAGGACGAAGGATGCGCAGGCAAAGAAAATCCTCTCGGAAACCGCGTTCGACATTGTCAAAGATGCGCCGCAGATATTTCTCGAAGAGCAATCGCGCATGGCTCCGCCAATTTGCGCAGTCGTGAGTAAAATCTTCTATGGTGGCAGGCTGCGGGTTGCGCAGCGGGAGCTACAAGACAAGACCTGGAAGCTGGAGCGCTCTTCCTATTGGCTCAATGGGCGCGAGCAACCGCAACTCCAGATACGATCAACGAATGCTGTGTCGACTTGGTCTTCCAAGTACAAAGGACCAATTCGGTATGACTCGGCGAAGGCCGTGCTCGATCTGGTCGATGAAATCCTGGGCATCAACGAGGTCGCCGAGAACATTCTGATCCTGACACCGTTTCGTGCGCAGCGCGCCCTGCTCAACATGCTGATCGAAATGCGCAAGATCAAAGGCCTAAAGGTTTCGACGGTGCATAAAGCCCAAGGCGGCGAGCGAAAGATAGTGATCATCGATCCGGTGGATGGATCAAATGCGTTTCTGAAGGGGACCGAGGGGGACCGGCTCATCAATGTCGCTATATCTCGCGCGCAGTCATGGGCGATCCTATTCCTATCGGATATCGATCTTTCCAATTCCACTTTAAGTCGGATTGCGGAGCTGGCCGGCAGTAAATTGAAGGCCTTGGCTTAGTCCCAGATTCCTTTCCTCTTCTGCCTAGACGCTAGCAGCAGCAGGACGATTGAGCCGACGTTGGACGGAATCATAAATACCGATGCGCGAGTCTGGCGGCGTAATGGGCAGAGTTCGCCAGCGCCGATCATCGATTGTTGGGGATCGACGGGAATCGTGAATGAGTACACTACAGAAGACATTTGCCTGAACAGTTCTCCAGTAGAGCGCCACCCTACTCGACAGTGGCTTTCCCATTGCCAATGGCTGGAGCGAGTAGTGCTGATGGTTCTCCACTCCATGAGACCCGGAGAACTCGCTTGGCGCGCGTTGCGGCTACGTGGAGTAGAGACTTTTGCTGCTGCAGGATGTTGCGGCGATCGGCCTCATCTACCGCCGATCGCAGAGCTTTGGAAGGTGGGAAGGTCGAACGCGAGAGGAACGGGATCGCCACTGCGTGAAATTCGAGCCCCTTCGCCCGATGCATCGTGCATAGCCGAACGCCTGGAAGCTCTCTGTCGTCTGCCTGATTTGGCGCGAGTTTGACTGAAGCGATGCCTGCATCTGCCAACTTGCCAGCCAGTCGATCCAACTGAACCCGCGTACTCGCCAAAATGCCAATATCGGCAAGCTTTGTGTTTGAGGCATTCAACTTTCCGATCCAAGAGATCAGCGCGGCTACCTCGTCCTCCTCGCTGTCAAAGTCGACCACGACGGGGGGTGGTCCCCGAAAGACGCTAGTGTAACCGTTCAGGCTGTCTAGGCCGCTATCGAGATCATCGACAGCTACCCCCTCAAGAATTGACACGGCCCACTTGCGGATTTCATCGCTGGTTCGGTAGTTCAGTCGCAGTTTTCGTGAACGTCCCCTAACATTAATTCCGCATGCCGACATACCGGCACGACGCGAATAGATTCGCTGATGTGCGTCCCCAACAATGAAGATCGAATTGCGATCGTGGTCGGGGCCTTCTGGGACGATCGACCGGATGAGGCGAAAAGCTTGTTCGCCCATATCCTGCGCTTCATCTACTACCACCGAGCTATAGGGCAAGCTCGGCGCTTCAGACTTCAGCAGCTCGACGGCCTCTCGGTATGCATCATCTGGCTCTGCGAGCCCTGCATCCATCATGCGAGCGCGATAATCGGAGAAGATTTTCCAGAGCGCCGCCCTTTTGCGGCGGTCTATCGCGGTGCCGCGGCCGGTGCGCGGCGTTTTGAAATACGCCTGCTCTGTCAGAACACCCTTCGCCTGGATCACTTGCTCCCATTCGGCACGTACGAACTCCTCTGACAGCCCTTCTGGTATGGTGTGAGCATCCATCAATTCTCGCCATATCTGATCGAGCTGTTCACGCTCTTCGCCAAAGTAGGCGATGTCGCGCCCAAATTTCTTGCGCTTAAGGAAGCCGCTGACCCAGCGATCCAGATTGATCACTTCTATCCGCGGATTGGGCTTGCTGAGATGCTCCGGACAAAGCGTATTGAGATTGGCTGAAATGTCGTGGGCAAGACTCGTTGTGAACGTAGTG encodes:
- a CDS encoding AAA domain-containing protein — its product is MRTASQIGAAIERERDISRQPIFATAKQVVASAGGIRIDLDDVSDPFKRPVDEALEGAKAWWKDEVPTMAEIHAVDPDRPSIFARYLSGPKPELGQRIAIYETDYLKALAELWSIPDHAAAALAKLSPKRHPLQEPHPAIDVSFLRSSQRKALALPRHNTALLWGPPGTGKTTTIGILVANEIVSNASVRVLIAATTHTAVDQSVRHVDIALLQCGRLDLRQRVKRFGSGVDPKFYLGCEHLLPVQDKDSFAKLAALIEREPPKRELEEWAAWKHDVDVLRARLKASVLQILAENSCVGMTVTSALFWFQELRAAGVDVLIIDEASQLSGPAAQMVALVGRNVLFAGDPKQLSAVVRTKDAQAKKILSETAFDIVKDAPQIFLEEQSRMAPPICAVVSKIFYGGRLRVAQRELQDKTWKLERSSYWLNGREQPQLQIRSTNAVSTWSSKYKGPIRYDSAKAVLDLVDEILGINEVAENILILTPFRAQRALLNMLIEMRKIKGLKVSTVHKAQGGERKIVIIDPVDGSNAFLKGTEGDRLINVAISRAQSWAILFLSDIDLSNSTLSRIAELAGSKLKALA
- a CDS encoding 3'-5' exonuclease; this translates as MSNQIAHRVSYDLGCMRSLKKLPDRISAKFLDMMTRYMSDPSGNGLNFESVEGARERGLKSIRIDQGYRAIAFVSGRDIMFLHVNEHDKAYRWAEGRTVRIDSATNRIRVYEEVETVASAAPQASAKAAAVAPLLFANVSDDRLISLGVLTDELPKVRLIHNQAELDSAEDDFDTTTFYALIALAAGYSDEEIRDLIGAAPAEAAEQPSDVAATFSQVIASDESRQHIFIPETEDELRRFFEGDLEGWRVFLHRDQRRIAYRDYNGPAMARGGAGTGKTVVAMHRAKYLADQIASDPQRSAERVLFTTFTTSLAHDISANLNTLCPEHLSKPNPRIEVINLDRWVSGFLKRKKFGRDIAYFGEEREQLDQIWRELMDAHTIPEGLSEEFVRAEWEQVIQAKGVLTEQAYFKTPRTGRGTAIDRRKRAALWKIFSDYRARMMDAGLAEPDDAYREAVELLKSEAPSLPYSSVVVDEAQDMGEQAFRLIRSIVPEGPDHDRNSIFIVGDAHQRIYSRRAGMSACGINVRGRSRKLRLNYRTSDEIRKWAVSILEGVAVDDLDSGLDSLNGYTSVFRGPPPVVVDFDSEEDEVAALISWIGKLNASNTKLADIGILASTRVQLDRLAGKLADAGIASVKLAPNQADDRELPGVRLCTMHRAKGLEFHAVAIPFLSRSTFPPSKALRSAVDEADRRNILQQQKSLLHVAATRAKRVLRVSWSGEPSALLAPAIGNGKATVE